DNA from Arvicola amphibius chromosome 13, mArvAmp1.2, whole genome shotgun sequence:
TAGGGCTTTATTTGAGGAGTAAGAATGCCATCTGGCAAGAATGAAGGGCTCTAACAGTTTGCAGAGACCTCCTGAGACCATTTCATACAACAGCTTAGTTGATGGACGGAAGTTAGGAGACCGCAGGTAGAAGAAGTTATGTATTCcccagaaacagagacacatgGCCTTCCTAAGGGGAGCTGTTTCTCTGGTGAAATTTGTTGTCTAGGAGGTTTGAATTCTGTTGGTAAGAGATCCCAGAGTCTCTAGCGGATTacctctgtttttaaaatttttcaacttGAAGTGGGTCAAAGACCTTAATTTAAGACTTACTGGGTATATAAACCACTCTTAAGGGGAGTCCCATGCCTAGAAATAGGTGACCAACATAAAACAAATGATGGTATTTTTGGGGattctcataatgctttgtcagagtattttatattttatttatttgtttttgccttATATgccctttgtgtatatattatgttgtctggttttgtgtttttatggatgtCCTGTATATATGgacatgtgtgtttctatatctGTATGCGTTTCTTGTGTTTTATCTTTGGctacttttcttctgtttgttttgtcctattatagtttatttttgttttgtatttttattttattattgttttagatgctggtttctttttttaatgagaatgaagaagaaagggtgtggatttgggagagaggagagatggggaggataTGGGAGAAATTAGAGGAGACGAAATCATAGTCAAGATATACTTTGTGGGGAAAAAATCAGTTTTTCGGTAAGAGGAAAAAAGTGAAGTACTCTGGAAAGGTGGGATGTTACAGGTCCAGAGGCTAATTACTTTATCTCGGGTAAGCTCTGGTCCTCCAGAACAGCTGTTCTTTGTCTCCCTCTGTTAGAACTAACACCTTGTGAAAATAGATAAACCATTTTAGACTCTATTGACTTAGCGACTAGCTTCTACCAATCTAAAAGCTACGAATACCACCAGACAACGTCTGGGGCTACAGGAAAACTTCCCCATCTCACTGCACCTGTTTCTGTGACGGATTTTAAacatgccttgatttatgactttctctgTTCTGTAAAACTAGAAACACATTGTAAAACTTCTTCCACATTGTAACATGaaatttggggtaacctaaatctggGCTTCCAGGCGTCTCTCGaaatgactccagaataaactatctcttatccTCTTAAATTAAAAACCTGAAATACTGAAACTTCTAGAGGAAAGAATAGGGAAAACTCTTTGGTGTTGGGGTAGGCAAGAGTGTTCTGAACAGAACTTTGGTAGCACAGGAACCAGCTCTAAGTACCAGGAGATGAGACTGCATGGGGTTAAAAAGctgcacagcaaaagaaaccatcATCAAAACAAACAGAGAGCCTATAGCATGGAAGAAAATCTTTACCTACTCTTCTTCAGACAGAACTGCAAAAACGAAACACCAGcgaaataaaaatactaatggGCTTATGAAGCAGGCAGTTCTcgaaagaagaaacacagaaggCCAATAACTGttactttaaaaagtgtttagCATCCCtggtcatcaggaaaatgcaaactaaaactactttgagatagtGCCTCACCCCAATTAGAATGCTGTCACTGAGCTACCTGGCCGCAAACACTGGAGAAGACGTGGGGAAAGAGGAATGCCTATCTACTGCTGGTTGGGGAGCAAATTAATACAGTTGTTCTGGAAATCAGTCTGGATGCTCCTTAAAAAGTTCAAAATATAATTACTCTATGACTGAGCTCTTCCAttctgggcatatacccagatAACTATGAAACTGACAACAAATAAATTTGCATATCTTATattatttctgctttatttatgATATCAAGGAAATAGAACCAACTTAGTTGCCTTCAATAGATAAGGAAGTACATATACAAAGTAGAATATTATTCATctataaagaaatatgaaatcatgaaatttgcagggaaatgtaTAGACTTAGAAAGTATAAGATTAAATAAGgtgactctgtctcagaaagaataATAACCTTATGTTTTCTCTTGTATGTGGATCCTAGCCTATAGTAtatactctatctatctatctatctatctatctatctatctatctatctatctatctatctatctatctatcatctatctatatacctACCTATCTGTAAGTGTgggaaaaatataacatttagaaagagaataagaaaaggtAATATTAGGTAATAAGGAAAAACACAAGAGCTGAGAAAGGATATGAAGCTAATTGTGTTTCTAGGTTCAATCTGTAATAGTTTTCCATTCTTGTGGTGGATAATATAATTGATAGTGAAGTTGAAAGCCCTAGGTGAACTTCCATGACTTTAAAATCGCCATCCCAAGTATATAGAAGTTCGCTGTGCTGTACAGGGTTTGGGGCTGAGTAAGAGTGCATTGGGGTGGCCACCTTAGTCTAGCCCtgtgatgttttctttttgtcagtCCATCACAatgaagtgattttattttaaaaaaatgttccattAAGGATGatatgatattctttttttttttttaaaaaaaagattgatttatttatacagtatcctgcctgtaggccagaagagggcaccagatctccttataggtggttttgagccaccatgtggttgttgggaattgaactcaggacctctggaagaacagtcagtgcgcttaaccactgagccatctctccagcctcctgataTGATATTCTTTGTCCTTTCTGTGAATAAGAAGTGAGTAAAGCAATGGTGTGGCAGACAGTCCCAGGGAGGAAGTGTAAAGAAGGAGGTCACACATTAGAGCAGAGCGCttggagagagggaaaactgtgagAGGTCTGGATCCTGTAGGGACGGTCTGCCACACATCCCAGTTCCTAGTCTTAGAGGAGGTAGTAAGGACAGTTTGAGCATGGGGCAACACGGACGACTTGAGACTCTCTAATTATCAGACTCCTTATCTTATGCTGTAGAAGGGAGCAGAAGAAATCTGCCCCTGATATGAGAGCTCACTGTTTTACCATGGACAGAAAAAGCTCTAAGCACTTGAATTCCATCTCAGCCCACGCAGGCCACCAAGAGAGTCTTGGCATGTATTTCCCCTCCCAGGGGAGAGTGCTCACAGAGTAGGGAGATCTTTACAGAAACTACTCGGGTGTGGGTCCTGCTGTAAGACCTTCGGGTATCCGCCAAGAAGTAGTGCCAGCCAGGGTCTGCCAGTCTTGAGCGTCCTTCCCAGTTGGAGAtcagttatacagagaaacatgtGTAGGAGGTTCAGAGATTGATCAGAGCCAGCCACGAAGATCCATAAGATCAGTGTTAGGGTCAGCTGCCTCACTAGATGCTATTAAACACCCACAAGGCATTTGAGAGACGCATCATAGTCTACcaggacagaggagaaagaactgaTTGACATTTCATACTCACAGTTTTTGGTGGTGTGTTTTGTGGAATTCCGAGTGAGTAACCCAAATGGTTAGCATGTTTCTTGAACTCAGGATTGTGTCTCACTAAGAAGAATGAAGCTTACAGACTCAAGAGAGAGAGCACTCATTCAGCAAATCTATTGGAGAGTAAAGGATGAGAACTATGTGCAGGTGAGAGGGGCTGTAAGGTGAAAAAACTGCTCAAGCTGCAGGGTCGAGGGGCTTTCACACCATCGCGGATGAATGGTGCCATAAAGGAGTAAGGGCACAAGATGACTCTCTTCTTACAGCTTTCCAGATTGGTTGCAGAGGATTGATGCATTTATCGAAGATCACAAACTAGAGAGCCTGGGAACCATGCAGTAGGGTTATTTGGAGTTTTGTGTCTAGATGGCCTGGGCCCTTTATTGTAACCTATATCCATCTTTGTAGTTTACCTATTATTCCTATCTCAGGaggacaaagaagacaaaaaggaagaggTTACATCAATAGTATAGAACCACAATCAATCCAAAGTCAGGTAGGGTTAGTTCCATCTGCTTTTAGAATATTCAAGCCTTTCCTAATAGAACTTGTTTGACTCTTATAATGACCTTGCAAATATGTCAAAAGCAAGGAAATAGGGGTTAAACTCCTGtcttttttcttcatatatttagATCCCATGAACAGATCATCAACACATGTGACTGAGTTTGTTCTCCTGGGATTCCCTGGTTCCTGGAAGATACAAATTTtcctctttgtgttgtttttggtgGTTTATGTCTTGACCTTGCTGGGAAATGGGGCCATCATCTGTGCAGTAAGATGTGATTCCCGTCTATACACTCCCATGTACTTCCTCCTGGGAAATTTTGCCTTTCTTGAAATCTGGTATGTTTCCTCCACTGTTCCTAACATACTAGCCAACGTTCTCTCTAAGACCAAGGCCATCTCATTTTCAGGATGCTTCCTCCAGTTCTACTTCTTCTTTTCACTGGGTACAACTGAATGTCTCTTCCTGGCAGTCATGGCTTATGATAGGTACCTGGCCATTTGCCGCCCATTATACTACCCTGCCATCATGACCAGGAGGCTGTGTGGCATACTAGTGTCTTTATGCTGGCTCATTGGATTCCTTGGGTACCCAATCCCTATCTTCTCCATCTCCCAACTCCCCTTCTGTGGTTCTAATATCATCGATCACTTCCTCTGTGACATGGACCCATTGATGGCTTTGTCCTGTGCCCCAGCTCCTattactgaatttattttttatgcccAAAGTTCCCTTGTCCTCTTTTCCACTGTTGTATATATCCTCCGATCCTATGCTTTATTGCTCAGGGCTGTTTTTCGGGTTCCTTCTGCAGCTGGCCGACGAAAGGCCTTCTCTACCTGTGGTTCTCATCTAGTTGTGGTATCACTCTTCTATGGGACGGTGATGGTAATGTATGTGAGTCCTACATATGGCATCTCAACTCTGATGCAGAAGATCCTTACACTTGTATATTCTGTAATGACTCCTCTCTTTAACCCTCTAATTTATAGTCTTCGTAACAAGGACATGAAACGCGCTCTGAAAAATGTTCTGTTAGGAATGAAAATTGTTAAACCTACATGAGTCAATGATGTGACATGCTCACATGTTCTAATAAAGAGCAAACTGGAGCTGTATCAGTTCAttcggttctctctctctctctctctctctctctctctctctctcagccctggttggcctcaaactcattatctAGACAagtatgaccttgaacatcttacccctcctcccatatccacATACTAAATACTTGGGTTACAAATGTGTACCAATGTGAACTTGCTTTTCAGTACTTGGTGTtgaaagcaaatatttattgaaaaataaaatgtgagtcCTATATGAGATAGCTTCCTACTCAGATACCCATGGTTCTTCATTATACACCCCCTCCATCACTTTAACAAGACAATGAAGTCAACTTTGTTTGACTATAGGCATGTTAATACTAGTACTTTGCaagataaaaactaaaacagcacTCCAGTTCCAACATAGTATTTATGCTTATTGGAAATGAAAGAGATTGGTTCAATTTGCagaactggagaaagagaagTGATTTAGAACACagatgaaaaataagaaagaaataaagctttTGTACAAGAACATGGACTTATCTTCACAGAAACTTTTACTAGAACCATTTCCTGGGCTTCTGAGAAGGCTCAGTGAGCAGAGGGCATGCTgaaaagcctgatgacctgatttcaATCCACAGGACCCAAGTGGAAGAGAGAAGTCTATTCATACAAGTCCATtctcctccacatgtgtgcagtggcaTGTACTCCCACAACATAATAATTAATTAGTAAATATAATTTAGAAGTCCATTTCCAATATAGAAGACATGcttattaacatagtaaaagaaaattctaaaatatccAATGAGTCTGACATTAATAATGAGGCAAATGGCATGAAACTTTGCCCTTAACATGCTATTATGCAACACAAAGCCCCTCCCCCCTCATCCATTATCACTCAATCTTTTGTGTCAGCTGCTGATACCTAGAAAcaatcttcatccagtaactgagggaagcagatgcagagatccatagctaagcactgggctgaacttcTGAAGTCCAGttgtagagagggaggagcaatattatgagcaaaggggccaagaccatgatcgggaaacccacagaaacagctgacctgagcaagtAGTAGTTCACAGAATCCTAATCGACAGCTGGGGAATCGGCACAAGACTGAACGAGGCTCTCTGAATgctggtgacagttgtgtgacctGGGCAATTTAAAACCTACTAGAACCAGTAGTAGGTTCTGAGAAATGCAATATAAGACAAGGACATCAAAACTGCGACCTTAAATAGGATAAGAACAAATTCCTTAATGACATTTGTGGAAACAGAAACGGTGGAATGAGACAACAAAGCACTAAAGACACGAAATAGAAACAGACTCACTAAAGAAACCCAAACTGAGATAAACCTGGATATGAAGTTTAGAAAGTCGGACAAAGACCTCAGAGGCAATTCTCAGCCACACAGCAAAACCTTCTATCACtgtaagaagagaaaacaagactTTCTatgataaaactaaatttaagtAATATCTGTCTGTAAATCTAGCTCTACAAGAGGTACTAGAAAGAAAAGTTCAATCGGAAGAAGTTAACCatgccaaagaaaacacaaggaataaataatctcagactAGCAAATCAAAAGTGGGGGAAAAGCCTGTACTATAACAACACAATGATAGGAATCAATAAACAATTTCACTGATATCAAtggtctcagtttccccaatgTAACCATAGACTAACAGACTGGATTTGAAAACagtatccatccttctgctgtatccAGGAAACACACCTTAATATCAAGGATAGATATCACCTTAGggtaaaaggacagaaaaacatATTCCAGGCAAATTGACCCAAGAAACAAGTCAGcctagccattttaatatctgataaaataaacttcaaaccaaACTAttcagaggagatggggaaggacactgCGTGctcactgaaggaaaaaaaaaaaacgagaagatattacatttttaaacatttatgtgcCAAACACAAGAACACCAAATTCCTAAAAGAAACACAACTACAGTTAAGACCACACACTGATCTCCACACAGTGATAGTGCATGACATCAGTACCCTACTTTCACCAACAgataggtcatccagacaaaatctaaacagagaaatgctggtaCTAAGtgacatcataaatcaaatgaatttagcagatatttacagaacatttcgtTCAAACACAGAAGGATACACCCCTTTCCCAGCAGCtcacagaactttctccaaaattggccAAATGCtcggacacaaagcaagtctcaacacacatataaaatttaaataacccCCTGCATCCTATCTGAGCACCATGAATTAAAGCTGGgtatcaacaacagaaaccacaggaagcttataaactcatggaaatggaaactctctactgaatgaaaaattgggtcaaaatggaagttaaaaaaattaaaaaccttttcagaattgaaatgaaaatgaaaacacagtataCTCAAACTTAAAGGATGCAATAAAGGCAGTTCTAAGAGACAAGTTCATAGCAATAAGTACCTACATCAAAAAGATGTAGATCACACACTAGCAACTTAATgacacacttgaaagctctagaacaacaagaagaaataacaccgaaaaggagtagatggcaaaaaaattaaactcagtgtttgtacaaacaaaatataaacaatacaaagaatcaatgaaatgaagttGGTCCTTTAAAAAATCAGAAGATTGATAAACCCTTTGCAAAATTTACTAAAGGTGACAGAGAGAagatcaaattaataaaattggggAATAAAAGGAGGATATTGGCAGGTTGTGGTGactcagacctttaatcccagcattcaggagacagtcaggcagatctcttgtgagtccAAGTCTAGCCCTATcttcagaatgagttccaggatagccagggctgttacacagagaaaccttgtctcataaaaattAACCCTTCCAAGACCAGGGGGGTATCACAATAGGTaccaacagacactgaagaaattcagagaattataaGAATTATAGGGACACAATTTAAACATCTCTACTTggaaattggaaaacctaaaaaagggaagatatctatctatctatctatctatctatctatctatctatctatctatctatctatctatttatctatctatctttcatctatctatcatctatctatctatatctatatgtatatatgatttgccaaagcaaaataaaggtcagataagcaatttaaacagacttaTAATAGAAGTAGTAATTAAAAGTTGTTCAGCCCTTCCAAAAAATCACAGGGCCATTTGCCCCCCTCACCACAACCATCATCTGTGCTTCTGCAAGCATCGATGCCCTACCTGCAGGACCCTTTGAGTCACCTCCAGTACCAGGTTTTCCACATCCTCTTCCAGGGTTTAGCCTACAGAATATTTTATGCAAACATCAAGGAATATATATGAAATTCAGCAGCACATGAAAGATTTCCCCAAATAGATCATATTCTAGgacaaaaaacaaatcttaacaaTTCAAAAAGATTGAAACAACTCCTTCTATCCTATTGAACACAaagcaataaaacttaaaatcaaaaacaaaaaggctcTAGTAAAAACCTAAACTCATGGAGATTTAACAACTCATTATGGAACCATGAAAGGGTAGAAGAAGtcaacaaggaaataaaaaattttcaagagggagatgaaaaatgaaaacacaacacagaaaaaccTCTGGGACATATGGAGAGAAGTCCCATAAAAGAGATTTATGGGTCTGGAGAATCTCACTGCTAGTGATAATATCTTGCTTGTTTTCTCCTGAGTGGGTAGAACAGCTAATGAATGGTTGTGGGTAACCTTGACAACTAGCATCTTTTAATTGTTGATCAGCTCTCATTTAAGTTGCCTGTCTATTGTCTTTCATTTTAATGTATGACATAAATCCTATGACTTTTACAATATGAATTATGTAGCATCTCTTAATTGAGCAGGTCTATGTTTACAATAAactgtattgaaaaaaaatcagaaaaagcataaataaatagcTTAGTTACATAACTCAAAAAGTTGGAAAAATAGGACAAACCAAATTCAAATACAGCTGatccaagaaataataaaagtaaaagtaaaaattcacaaaatagaaaaaaaaatacaaagaaccaaCAAAtttaagagctggttctttgaaaagataggCAAAATAGACAGGACCTTGACCCAACTAACCAAAAGGAATACAGAGTGTACCATTTGTACAGAATTAGAAATGAACAAGGAAACATTACAACaatcactaaagaaatgtaataactgcagaaataaattaaagacaaaaatcccaTGACTATCTTAATGTattcagaaaaggcctttgataaATTTAATATACCTTCATGATAAACTTCCCAGAGAATGTAGAGTAGAGAACACATATCAACACAATAAAAGCTATATAGGAGAAATatcatcctaaatggagaaaagctTGAAGTAATCCACCTGAAGTTAGAAACAAGACAGGTATGTCCATTATCCTCACTGTTTTTGAACATTGTGTTCAAAGTACTAGCTGAAGCAACAAGGCAAGAGAAGCAAATTACAGGAATACAAACaaggaaagaagacagcaaaCTATCACTATTTGCAAATAAAATGATACTACACATTAGAGATTCCCAAGATTCTACCAATAAACTTCTAAAAACAATGAACAGATTTGGCAATGTTGTCAGGATACATAATCAACTTGCATAAATCAATGACTTTCCTATatatgaaaaaccaaaaccaatgtgCAGATAAGGAGATTGTGGGCACACTCCTATTCACAataatctcaaagaaaataaaatatctaggaataaacctaGCCAAGTAAGTGAAGGACTTCTGTGAAAAAACCATTTAAATCTCTGAATAAAGATATATAGGAAGATACTAGAAAACTTGAAAGACATCCCATGCTCATCGATTGGTAGAATTCATATTGTAAAAATGACCATTCTACAAAAATCTatttacagattcagtgcaacCCCAGTAAAAATCCCCATTTCATTCTTCATTGAAACAGACAAAACTATCATAAAATTAATGTGGAACCACAAAGGACTCCAGATAGCCAAAATCCTGATCAAAAAGAACATTGCTGGAGAGTGTTACAATTCCAGATCTTAAGGCATATTTCAGAGTCACAGTAAGGAAAACAATATGTATTGGCACAGAACAGACAAGTAGGTGAATGGAacaaaatcaaagacccaaaATATAAGTACATGTAACTTCAGCTACTTAATATTTGAGAGAGATGTCAAAAATATATGTTGCAATAAataaatcatcttcaacaaatggcactgggaaaactggatgtccACATGAAGAATATTGAAATTACACCCATATCTATCTCCTTGAACAAAATTTAATTCCAAATAGACAGAATATCTAAacctgaaacagaaaacactaaaaCTACTAGAAGAAAGCATAGGCAGTTCTCTCCCTGACACAGGTGTAGGAAAGCACTTCCTGAATCAGTCTCAATTTGCTCAAGAATTAGGGCCAACAATTGACAAACGGGACTTCATGAAACTAAAAGTCTTTTGCACAGCTGAAAGCATGATCAACAGAGTGAAGGGCAAGCCTACAGACTTGGAGATAACTTTGTCATCTGTCTGTTTGACAGAGGTTTAAGAGccagaatatataaaaaactaaactaaaacaagacaagacaaaacaaaaccatagtcCAGAAAATAAATGACTCATCTGAAAAGTGAGTCTCTGACAGTAATAGAGTTCTCAAAGggagaaaaaattgaaaacatatttCAAATGTGTTCATCATCTTCAACTCAAATGGTGCAACATCCCACAAGATACCCACAGATGTTTGCTCAGTCATGTTTACTGCTGCTTTATTTATAATACCTAGGAAATGGACACAACCTAAATATCCTACCACTGCTGAAtaggtaatgaaaatgtggtgcatcTACATTATGGAATACTAGTCAgttacaaaggaaaatgaaatgataTACTTTGTAGGTacatggatagaactagaaaatatacTCAGTGAGttaactcagatccagaaagacaaatattgaatGATTTCTCTTATTGGAGGCGTCTAGCTACCAATGTTCAGATGTGTGTACATAACTTGTAGCAATTACAAAACACAGGAAAGTAAAATGGGACCCAGGCCAGGAGGTGAGGTTGGGGAGTAATAAAAAGGGGACTAGCAGGTGACATGTGTTCTGATATAGGAAAATGGGGAGGAACAGGGTAAAAGGAGAATAGCAGGATACAAGTGATGTGATCAGAGAAAACGGGGTGTAGGGATTCATTAGCAAgaaaggtaaatataaaataaagtgggGACAGTGGGACACAAGTGTTCTGATAGGTTCCTGTGAAAAAGAACCACGAGGGAGCAAAAAGGAGGCAACCAAGAAGTTGGGAGGAgggtgtcttagttatggttatTGTGTTACATAGAGATACCATCGACcaaaacaactcttataaaagaaagtaattaattggggcttgcttacagaaTTAAagggttagttcattatcatcatggcactggagcagtagctgagagctttgcatCATGATCTACAGAGAGCAGGTGGAGGGGGAGCTGGCTTGTAGACTGGTCTTGGCATGGAATTTTAAAACTCAGAGCCTGCCCTCAGGGATGTATCTCCTCCACACATAACTATAGGTGAAGAATCATGAgaaaagctgggagtgggagaggtggtcttccccagggaagagcataccaattgATTGTCTGGTGCCAAATgttcagccttgaaaacatacatacaaataacattatatgggTTCAAAAGGTCATATTAATaaatctacatctacatctacaaatatatatatacacacacacacacgtatatatatatatatatatatatatatatatatatatgaacaactaattggtgcaggacaattctgtatgctgtcaattatgttttaaataaacgctgattggccagtagctagtcaggaagtataggtggaacaaccagacaggaagtagaggtggggcaatgaaaacaggagtattctgggaagaaggctcTCTCCTGAGTCCTGTCCAAatactgaagaagcaggatgtgacctgccccactgaaaaaggtactgagccatgtggctaacatagataagaataataatttaatgtaagttatgagttaataagaagcctaagctaatgggccaatcagtttataagtaatgcagactctctgtgtgatttttctttgggacataatgactgtgggaactgggcaggacagaaactccaacaagcagTCCCTCATGTTACAACTAATAAGgtaagaagtcatgaatttgaaggagagtaggAAGAAATATACAGTTGAGTTTTGGTTGAATAAAGgcaagggagaaatgtaattaaattacaatctcaaaaataaaaagtaaaacatgatTACTAATAACCACTTAACAGAATCAATATTATACTGTTGCAAAACCCTCTTCTCCAAGAAATTAGTCCATTGCTTTAAAATACTTACCCTCAGGCAAGTTCTTAGGACAAgtgcagaaagcagccacattctttgccaaaccATCACAAGCATGGTCTGTAGCCCAGCTGTCAATATTGTTTGCTTCTGAGACATCTTGAATTGGGCTTGCACAGTCAATGTTGCTCTCAGCTGTGTCTTCTCAGCTTCTACCTGGATGGCTTGTTAAGCCATGCTATAGAATTTATGACATTTCTAGTGTAAAGTCCTAAAATCTTCCTCattctaaaaaacaaacatggtcaggttctctttattatttaattactaTATTAAAACACTATGAca
Protein-coding regions in this window:
- the LOC119800267 gene encoding olfactory receptor 11H4, yielding MNRSSTHVTEFVLLGFPGSWKIQIFLFVLFLVVYVLTLLGNGAIICAVRCDSRLYTPMYFLLGNFAFLEIWYVSSTVPNILANVLSKTKAISFSGCFLQFYFFFSLGTTECLFLAVMAYDRYLAICRPLYYPAIMTRRLCGILVSLCWLIGFLGYPIPIFSISQLPFCGSNIIDHFLCDMDPLMALSCAPAPITEFIFYAQSSLVLFSTVVYILRSYALLLRAVFRVPSAAGRRKAFSTCGSHLVVVSLFYGTVMVMYVSPTYGISTLMQKILTLVYSVMTPLFNPLIYSLRNKDMKRALKNVLLGMKIVKPT